One Serinus canaria isolate serCan28SL12 chromosome Z, serCan2020, whole genome shotgun sequence DNA window includes the following coding sequences:
- the MIER3 gene encoding mesoderm induction early response protein 3 isoform X3, which translates to MAEASFGSSSPVGSLSSEDHDFDPSAEMLVHDYDDERTLEEEEMMEESKNFSSEIEDLEKEGNMPLEDLLAFYGYEPTIPVMPGSSANSSPSELADELPDMTLDKEEIAKDLLSGDDEETQSSADDLTPSVTSHEATDFFPRPLRSNTTCDGDKESDGEDVEADNGNSSEDLRKEIMVGSQYQAEIPAYLGRCNDDEKAYENEDHLLWKPDVISENKVKEYLFETSLRTGNEKMIGRIPEGLHTRDNEQALYELLKSSHNVKEAIERYCSNGKASQEEMTAWTEEECRSFESALLMYGKDFHLIQKNKVRTRTVAECVAFYYMWKKSERYDYFAQQTRFGKKKYNHHPGVTDYMDRLVDEAESLGGAVHSSALTSNSRTENIPDQQLSILNSITANDLTALTNSVATVCHTSDVNCLDDAFPPMDSLPRAPVNHVPVGTEELLNLPSNGESDCFNLFETGFYHSELNQMNMCSEEAERPAKRLKMGIAVPESFMNDVSVNNLGVDFENHTHHITSAKMAVSVADFSSLSANETNGFINTHALHHAALHSE; encoded by the exons ATGGCGGAG gCTTCCTTTGGGAGTTCGAGCCCAG ttGGCTCTTTATCATCTGAGGATCATGACTTTGACCCGTCTGCTGAAATGCTGGTACACGATTATGATGATGAGCGAACTCTCGAAGAAGAGGAAATgatggaagaaagcaaaaatttcagCTCTGAAATTGAAGATTTAGAAAAG GAAGGAAACATGCCATTGGAAGATTTATTAGCATTCTATGGCTATGAGCCCACGATTCCAGTTATGCCAGGTTCCAGTGCAAATAGCTCTCCGAGTGAACTTGCAGATGAACTTCCAGATATGACTCTAGATAAA GAGGAAATCGCTAAAGACCTCTTGTCGGGTGATGATGAAGAAACACAGTCCTCTGCTGATGACTTGACACCATCAGTTACTTCACATGAGGCTACTGACTTCTTTCCTCGGCCACTAAGAT CAAACACCACATGTGATGGAGATAAGGAATCTGATGGTGAAGATGTAGAGGCAGACAATGGTAATTCATCTGAAGATTTGAGAAAG gaaataatGGTTGGTTCACAGTACCAGGCTGAAATTCCAGCTTACCTTGGCAGATGCAATGATGACGAAAAGG CTTATGAAAATGAAGACCATCTACTTTGGAAACCTGATGTCAtctcagaaaataaagttaaagAATACCTTTTTGAAACCTCCTTAagaacaggaaatgaaaaaatgattGGCAGAATTCCTGAAGGACTACATACACGGGACAATGAACAA gcaCTGTATGAACTTCTTAAAAGCAGCCATAATGTTAAAGAAGCAATTGAGAGATACTGCTCAAATGGAAAGGCATCTCAGG AAGAGATGACAGCATGGACAGAAGAAGAATGCAGAAGCTTTGAAAGTGCACTTCTGATGTATGGAAAAGACTTCCATCTCATACAGAAAAACAAG GTAAGAACTAGAACAGTTGCTGAGTGTGTGGCTTTCTACTACATGTGGAAAAAGTCGGAACGTTATGATTACTTTGCTCAGCAAACACGatttggaaagaagaaatataacCATCATCCAGGAGTTAC GGACTACATGGATCGTTTGGTAGATGAAGCAGAATCCCTTGGAGGAGCTGTGCATTCTTCAGCCTTAACATCTAATAGTCGAACAGAAAACATTCCTGACCAACAGCTAAGCATTCTGAACTCTATCACTGCCAATGACTTGACAG CACTGACAAACAGTGTAGCTACAGTCTGCCACACTTCAGATGTGAACTGCCTGGATGATGCTTTTCCTCCCATGGACAGTTTACCCCGAGCACCAGTTAATCATGTGCCTGTTGGAACAGAAGAATTGCTTAACTTGCCTAGCAATGGTGAAAGtgattgttttaatttatttgagaCTGGCTTTTATCATTCAGAGCTAAACCAAATGAACATGTGCAGTGAGGAGGCAGAAAGACCTGCGAAGAGATTGAAAATGGGGATTGCTGTCCCAGAATCTTTCATGAATGATGTCTCTGTAAATAACCTTGGTGTGGACTTCGAGAACCACACACACCACATTACTAGTGCCAAAATGGCTGTTTCAGTGGCTGACTTCAGCAGTCTATCTGCAAATGAGACAAATGGTTTTATCAATACCCACGCTCTCCACCATGCTGCCCTTCATTCAGAATGA
- the MIER3 gene encoding mesoderm induction early response protein 3 isoform X2: protein MENRPEGGRRSEPRAGSGDEAAAGPASFGSSSPVGSLSSEDHDFDPSAEMLVHDYDDERTLEEEEMMEESKNFSSEIEDLEKEGNMPLEDLLAFYGYEPTIPVMPGSSANSSPSELADELPDMTLDKEEIAKDLLSGDDEETQSSADDLTPSVTSHEATDFFPRPLRSNTTCDGDKESDGEDVEADNGNSSEDLRKEIMVGSQYQAEIPAYLGRCNDDEKAYENEDHLLWKPDVISENKVKEYLFETSLRTGNEKMIGRIPEGLHTRDNEQALYELLKSSHNVKEAIERYCSNGKASQEMTAWTEEECRSFESALLMYGKDFHLIQKNKVRTRTVAECVAFYYMWKKSERYDYFAQQTRFGKKKYNHHPGVTDYMDRLVDEAESLGGAVHSSALTSNSRTENIPDQQLSILNSITANDLTALTNSVATVCHTSDVNCLDDAFPPMDSLPRAPVNHVPVGTEELLNLPSNGESDCFNLFETGFYHSELNQMNMCSEEAERPAKRLKMGIAVPESFMNDVSVNNLGVDFENHTHHITSAKMAVSVADFSSLSANETNGFINTHALHHAALHSE from the exons ATGGAGAACCGcccggagggagggaggaggagcgAGCCCCGGGCTGGGAGCGGGGACGAGGCGGCGGCCGGTCCG gCTTCCTTTGGGAGTTCGAGCCCAG ttGGCTCTTTATCATCTGAGGATCATGACTTTGACCCGTCTGCTGAAATGCTGGTACACGATTATGATGATGAGCGAACTCTCGAAGAAGAGGAAATgatggaagaaagcaaaaatttcagCTCTGAAATTGAAGATTTAGAAAAG GAAGGAAACATGCCATTGGAAGATTTATTAGCATTCTATGGCTATGAGCCCACGATTCCAGTTATGCCAGGTTCCAGTGCAAATAGCTCTCCGAGTGAACTTGCAGATGAACTTCCAGATATGACTCTAGATAAA GAGGAAATCGCTAAAGACCTCTTGTCGGGTGATGATGAAGAAACACAGTCCTCTGCTGATGACTTGACACCATCAGTTACTTCACATGAGGCTACTGACTTCTTTCCTCGGCCACTAAGAT CAAACACCACATGTGATGGAGATAAGGAATCTGATGGTGAAGATGTAGAGGCAGACAATGGTAATTCATCTGAAGATTTGAGAAAG gaaataatGGTTGGTTCACAGTACCAGGCTGAAATTCCAGCTTACCTTGGCAGATGCAATGATGACGAAAAGG CTTATGAAAATGAAGACCATCTACTTTGGAAACCTGATGTCAtctcagaaaataaagttaaagAATACCTTTTTGAAACCTCCTTAagaacaggaaatgaaaaaatgattGGCAGAATTCCTGAAGGACTACATACACGGGACAATGAACAA gcaCTGTATGAACTTCTTAAAAGCAGCCATAATGTTAAAGAAGCAATTGAGAGATACTGCTCAAATGGAAAGGCATCTCAGG AGATGACAGCATGGACAGAAGAAGAATGCAGAAGCTTTGAAAGTGCACTTCTGATGTATGGAAAAGACTTCCATCTCATACAGAAAAACAAG GTAAGAACTAGAACAGTTGCTGAGTGTGTGGCTTTCTACTACATGTGGAAAAAGTCGGAACGTTATGATTACTTTGCTCAGCAAACACGatttggaaagaagaaatataacCATCATCCAGGAGTTAC GGACTACATGGATCGTTTGGTAGATGAAGCAGAATCCCTTGGAGGAGCTGTGCATTCTTCAGCCTTAACATCTAATAGTCGAACAGAAAACATTCCTGACCAACAGCTAAGCATTCTGAACTCTATCACTGCCAATGACTTGACAG CACTGACAAACAGTGTAGCTACAGTCTGCCACACTTCAGATGTGAACTGCCTGGATGATGCTTTTCCTCCCATGGACAGTTTACCCCGAGCACCAGTTAATCATGTGCCTGTTGGAACAGAAGAATTGCTTAACTTGCCTAGCAATGGTGAAAGtgattgttttaatttatttgagaCTGGCTTTTATCATTCAGAGCTAAACCAAATGAACATGTGCAGTGAGGAGGCAGAAAGACCTGCGAAGAGATTGAAAATGGGGATTGCTGTCCCAGAATCTTTCATGAATGATGTCTCTGTAAATAACCTTGGTGTGGACTTCGAGAACCACACACACCACATTACTAGTGCCAAAATGGCTGTTTCAGTGGCTGACTTCAGCAGTCTATCTGCAAATGAGACAAATGGTTTTATCAATACCCACGCTCTCCACCATGCTGCCCTTCATTCAGAATGA
- the MIER3 gene encoding mesoderm induction early response protein 3 isoform X1 encodes MENRPEGGRRSEPRAGSGDEAAAGPASFGSSSPVGSLSSEDHDFDPSAEMLVHDYDDERTLEEEEMMEESKNFSSEIEDLEKEGNMPLEDLLAFYGYEPTIPVMPGSSANSSPSELADELPDMTLDKEEIAKDLLSGDDEETQSSADDLTPSVTSHEATDFFPRPLRSNTTCDGDKESDGEDVEADNGNSSEDLRKEIMVGSQYQAEIPAYLGRCNDDEKAYENEDHLLWKPDVISENKVKEYLFETSLRTGNEKMIGRIPEGLHTRDNEQALYELLKSSHNVKEAIERYCSNGKASQEEMTAWTEEECRSFESALLMYGKDFHLIQKNKVRTRTVAECVAFYYMWKKSERYDYFAQQTRFGKKKYNHHPGVTDYMDRLVDEAESLGGAVHSSALTSNSRTENIPDQQLSILNSITANDLTALTNSVATVCHTSDVNCLDDAFPPMDSLPRAPVNHVPVGTEELLNLPSNGESDCFNLFETGFYHSELNQMNMCSEEAERPAKRLKMGIAVPESFMNDVSVNNLGVDFENHTHHITSAKMAVSVADFSSLSANETNGFINTHALHHAALHSE; translated from the exons ATGGAGAACCGcccggagggagggaggaggagcgAGCCCCGGGCTGGGAGCGGGGACGAGGCGGCGGCCGGTCCG gCTTCCTTTGGGAGTTCGAGCCCAG ttGGCTCTTTATCATCTGAGGATCATGACTTTGACCCGTCTGCTGAAATGCTGGTACACGATTATGATGATGAGCGAACTCTCGAAGAAGAGGAAATgatggaagaaagcaaaaatttcagCTCTGAAATTGAAGATTTAGAAAAG GAAGGAAACATGCCATTGGAAGATTTATTAGCATTCTATGGCTATGAGCCCACGATTCCAGTTATGCCAGGTTCCAGTGCAAATAGCTCTCCGAGTGAACTTGCAGATGAACTTCCAGATATGACTCTAGATAAA GAGGAAATCGCTAAAGACCTCTTGTCGGGTGATGATGAAGAAACACAGTCCTCTGCTGATGACTTGACACCATCAGTTACTTCACATGAGGCTACTGACTTCTTTCCTCGGCCACTAAGAT CAAACACCACATGTGATGGAGATAAGGAATCTGATGGTGAAGATGTAGAGGCAGACAATGGTAATTCATCTGAAGATTTGAGAAAG gaaataatGGTTGGTTCACAGTACCAGGCTGAAATTCCAGCTTACCTTGGCAGATGCAATGATGACGAAAAGG CTTATGAAAATGAAGACCATCTACTTTGGAAACCTGATGTCAtctcagaaaataaagttaaagAATACCTTTTTGAAACCTCCTTAagaacaggaaatgaaaaaatgattGGCAGAATTCCTGAAGGACTACATACACGGGACAATGAACAA gcaCTGTATGAACTTCTTAAAAGCAGCCATAATGTTAAAGAAGCAATTGAGAGATACTGCTCAAATGGAAAGGCATCTCAGG AAGAGATGACAGCATGGACAGAAGAAGAATGCAGAAGCTTTGAAAGTGCACTTCTGATGTATGGAAAAGACTTCCATCTCATACAGAAAAACAAG GTAAGAACTAGAACAGTTGCTGAGTGTGTGGCTTTCTACTACATGTGGAAAAAGTCGGAACGTTATGATTACTTTGCTCAGCAAACACGatttggaaagaagaaatataacCATCATCCAGGAGTTAC GGACTACATGGATCGTTTGGTAGATGAAGCAGAATCCCTTGGAGGAGCTGTGCATTCTTCAGCCTTAACATCTAATAGTCGAACAGAAAACATTCCTGACCAACAGCTAAGCATTCTGAACTCTATCACTGCCAATGACTTGACAG CACTGACAAACAGTGTAGCTACAGTCTGCCACACTTCAGATGTGAACTGCCTGGATGATGCTTTTCCTCCCATGGACAGTTTACCCCGAGCACCAGTTAATCATGTGCCTGTTGGAACAGAAGAATTGCTTAACTTGCCTAGCAATGGTGAAAGtgattgttttaatttatttgagaCTGGCTTTTATCATTCAGAGCTAAACCAAATGAACATGTGCAGTGAGGAGGCAGAAAGACCTGCGAAGAGATTGAAAATGGGGATTGCTGTCCCAGAATCTTTCATGAATGATGTCTCTGTAAATAACCTTGGTGTGGACTTCGAGAACCACACACACCACATTACTAGTGCCAAAATGGCTGTTTCAGTGGCTGACTTCAGCAGTCTATCTGCAAATGAGACAAATGGTTTTATCAATACCCACGCTCTCCACCATGCTGCCCTTCATTCAGAATGA
- the MIER3 gene encoding mesoderm induction early response protein 3 isoform X4, with the protein MLVHDYDDERTLEEEEMMEESKNFSSEIEDLEKEGNMPLEDLLAFYGYEPTIPVMPGSSANSSPSELADELPDMTLDKEEIAKDLLSGDDEETQSSADDLTPSVTSHEATDFFPRPLRSNTTCDGDKESDGEDVEADNGNSSEDLRKEIMVGSQYQAEIPAYLGRCNDDEKAYENEDHLLWKPDVISENKVKEYLFETSLRTGNEKMIGRIPEGLHTRDNEQALYELLKSSHNVKEAIERYCSNGKASQEEMTAWTEEECRSFESALLMYGKDFHLIQKNKVRTRTVAECVAFYYMWKKSERYDYFAQQTRFGKKKYNHHPGVTDYMDRLVDEAESLGGAVHSSALTSNSRTENIPDQQLSILNSITANDLTALTNSVATVCHTSDVNCLDDAFPPMDSLPRAPVNHVPVGTEELLNLPSNGESDCFNLFETGFYHSELNQMNMCSEEAERPAKRLKMGIAVPESFMNDVSVNNLGVDFENHTHHITSAKMAVSVADFSSLSANETNGFINTHALHHAALHSE; encoded by the exons ATGCTGGTACACGATTATGATGATGAGCGAACTCTCGAAGAAGAGGAAATgatggaagaaagcaaaaatttcagCTCTGAAATTGAAGATTTAGAAAAG GAAGGAAACATGCCATTGGAAGATTTATTAGCATTCTATGGCTATGAGCCCACGATTCCAGTTATGCCAGGTTCCAGTGCAAATAGCTCTCCGAGTGAACTTGCAGATGAACTTCCAGATATGACTCTAGATAAA GAGGAAATCGCTAAAGACCTCTTGTCGGGTGATGATGAAGAAACACAGTCCTCTGCTGATGACTTGACACCATCAGTTACTTCACATGAGGCTACTGACTTCTTTCCTCGGCCACTAAGAT CAAACACCACATGTGATGGAGATAAGGAATCTGATGGTGAAGATGTAGAGGCAGACAATGGTAATTCATCTGAAGATTTGAGAAAG gaaataatGGTTGGTTCACAGTACCAGGCTGAAATTCCAGCTTACCTTGGCAGATGCAATGATGACGAAAAGG CTTATGAAAATGAAGACCATCTACTTTGGAAACCTGATGTCAtctcagaaaataaagttaaagAATACCTTTTTGAAACCTCCTTAagaacaggaaatgaaaaaatgattGGCAGAATTCCTGAAGGACTACATACACGGGACAATGAACAA gcaCTGTATGAACTTCTTAAAAGCAGCCATAATGTTAAAGAAGCAATTGAGAGATACTGCTCAAATGGAAAGGCATCTCAGG AAGAGATGACAGCATGGACAGAAGAAGAATGCAGAAGCTTTGAAAGTGCACTTCTGATGTATGGAAAAGACTTCCATCTCATACAGAAAAACAAG GTAAGAACTAGAACAGTTGCTGAGTGTGTGGCTTTCTACTACATGTGGAAAAAGTCGGAACGTTATGATTACTTTGCTCAGCAAACACGatttggaaagaagaaatataacCATCATCCAGGAGTTAC GGACTACATGGATCGTTTGGTAGATGAAGCAGAATCCCTTGGAGGAGCTGTGCATTCTTCAGCCTTAACATCTAATAGTCGAACAGAAAACATTCCTGACCAACAGCTAAGCATTCTGAACTCTATCACTGCCAATGACTTGACAG CACTGACAAACAGTGTAGCTACAGTCTGCCACACTTCAGATGTGAACTGCCTGGATGATGCTTTTCCTCCCATGGACAGTTTACCCCGAGCACCAGTTAATCATGTGCCTGTTGGAACAGAAGAATTGCTTAACTTGCCTAGCAATGGTGAAAGtgattgttttaatttatttgagaCTGGCTTTTATCATTCAGAGCTAAACCAAATGAACATGTGCAGTGAGGAGGCAGAAAGACCTGCGAAGAGATTGAAAATGGGGATTGCTGTCCCAGAATCTTTCATGAATGATGTCTCTGTAAATAACCTTGGTGTGGACTTCGAGAACCACACACACCACATTACTAGTGCCAAAATGGCTGTTTCAGTGGCTGACTTCAGCAGTCTATCTGCAAATGAGACAAATGGTTTTATCAATACCCACGCTCTCCACCATGCTGCCCTTCATTCAGAATGA